The Neofelis nebulosa isolate mNeoNeb1 chromosome 1, mNeoNeb1.pri, whole genome shotgun sequence sequence GTGTCTACCCTAAGTGAGTAGGCTTATACCATTCACTTCCCCAGTACTCACTTTCCCAGTGGTGTTACTTTTGCGCTCTTGTAAGTGATGTGATGTACCCACTAGCTGTATTGAAGGGAAGTCACGGGCTGCTGATTATTTTCCGTGTGTGGGGCTGAATccgatcacttttttttttatgtttagagagagggagagaaaatcacaagcaggctccatccacgctgtcagcacagagcccgatgtgaggctcaatcttACCAACTgaggttcaaccgactgaaccatccagcgCCCTCCCCCGCTTTTAACCGACTTTTCTCAAACACCTACTAAGTAGTAGAGATACCTGTTATCGTTCAGAAATGCAAAAtccaggggtgggagggtggggggtccTTACCCTTTCTCGCCTTTGTTGATAAATTTCTGAACTTCCTTCACCCCGCGCCGAATCTGCTTCTGCTTCACAGCTGCAACGACAGAAGAGTCAGTGTGGGGGTCTCGGCCCACCACCCGCGCCACCACCGGCCACCGCGGCGGCTGCATCACCTTTCTTGATGCATTTGTAGAGCTTCCGCGTGAGACGGCGAGAAGCCAGGGGCTGCGCGATGGGGTTCAGATTCACTAGCAGCTCGTGGTAAGTGCGCTCCCCGAGGCAAGCTTCCGCCTGAGCCTCCGGCCCGTCTGGATCTGCCTTTATTTTGGTCATCGCAGCAGCAACTGCTGCAACCGAGCCCGCAGCAGGCGAATCCACGCGGCCCGAGCCTCAGGAATCACTTCCGGGTCACCCCGTTCTGCGTAAGCCTGTCGTACACCCCAGCCAATCGGGAAACGAAGTCTCTGACTCAGACCAATCGTTGACGCTCAGACCCTTAAATACAGGCCAAACGGGGCGGAGTCTCGGCCGGAGGGCGGAGCGGATAGGGGCCGGGGCCCAGGGGAGGCGGGGCCTGGCAAGGGCGGGAAGTTACTAGCACGCTGGCTCCCGCTGGTCTGAGAGTCCGCCTCACCGGTACTGGGAGCGGCGAAGGAGGCAGTACCTGCGGGGGCGAAACCAGGTCTCAGGACTGGACCCTTCCTTGAGGGGCGGGGTCTGCGGCCGAGCGGAAGAATGGTGAATCCAAACCGCGGTAGAATCTGATCGTCAGATGGTCCTGGGCGAAGTGCCGCCGGTGCCGAGGTTGAGGTAAAGCTTCACGCTGCCAAGGGCCTCTTCCGTTCTCACACAGTTTCTCACACTCTTTGTGGCCCCACTCACTCTGAGCGCCTGTCTTCCCGCAGGGATCTGCTCAAATGCTACCCACGGGAGAGGTTCCCCTGCCACGCCCCCTGCCACCCCATCTAAAACTGCAGTCCCCACCCACTCCCACCGGCGCCCCCGACCCCTTTGTTTTCCTCCCAGTTCCTACTGCTGCCAGGCGTGCCGCACAATCCCCCGGCCTCGCGGACATGCCcgagtggagagggagaggagaacgTGAGCGTCCCCGGGAACCCTGGGGCTGAGCCTTCGGGGCGCGGTGGGGGAGGTCTCCTAGTGGGCGCCCGCGCTGCAGGTGTCTGTAGAGCTTTAGTGGACGGTGACGCTGGGGCGGCGAGCTGGCCCAGACTAGGGTGGATCTTTTATCTCCAATTTCTTCCACCGTGTCCCGGAACACTGGATGGATATGAATTAGATCATTGCTACAAATTACTTG is a genomic window containing:
- the NHP2 gene encoding H/ACA ribonucleoprotein complex subunit 2, with amino-acid sequence MTKIKADPDGPEAQAEACLGERTYHELLVNLNPIAQPLASRRLTRKLYKCIKKAVKQKQIRRGVKEVQKFINKGEKGIMVLAGDTLPIEVYCHLPVMCEDRNLPYVYIPSKTDLGAAAGSKRPTCVIMVKPHEEYQEAYDECLEEVQALPPPM